A single region of the Chryseobacterium culicis genome encodes:
- a CDS encoding caspase domain-containing protein, with protein sequence MKKALALVIGNGIYEDPDDNLDNAVNDAIAIEKKLHNLGFIVILKKNCTKVEFEKAIKEFEKKLEGFEVGLFYYSGHAFQIERENYLSATDSNFEDSDFAKTSCIPLQLIIKKMDRAKSDVKIIILDACRNNPLKERYRGGKEDLAPVKAPKGSLIAFSTSPGEKAQDFGKGGHSIYTGCLLKHLEDPDIPIEVLFKRVRVSVNSLSKGKQTPWEHTSMIEDFYFHRSELVHVTDLPYDSQSLIREQFVPKGGVADKLILDLFSTQFSEQNYAATKVRSLAKVTLSPSEKFLLGRGVLYAANYGGFKARDLINTLGNWIISFDEKGENHLLNGILFEIYFDEKGHLSKDYYKGEMLDEIYQYESDSKFEKSFKFLLEQLKPHRNYLFYLPGDGRITIDLLLKEYELSLAGGHKRKYFEIQSMKIGGSELFKPGQEDELFGSSLTSMSEFSKSIVKYLLIPKSKQNIITPFEDGEVKTLGLPPGFDIREIMKARGQ encoded by the coding sequence ATGAAAAAAGCGCTCGCTCTGGTGATAGGTAATGGAATCTATGAGGATCCAGATGATAACCTTGATAATGCCGTAAACGATGCAATTGCTATTGAGAAAAAACTTCATAACCTTGGTTTTATAGTTATCTTAAAAAAAAATTGTACCAAGGTCGAGTTTGAAAAAGCTATAAAAGAGTTTGAGAAAAAACTGGAAGGGTTTGAAGTTGGTCTTTTTTACTATTCAGGACACGCTTTTCAGATTGAGAGGGAGAACTACCTTTCCGCAACAGATTCGAATTTTGAAGATAGCGATTTTGCAAAAACAAGCTGTATACCACTTCAATTAATCATCAAAAAAATGGATAGAGCTAAGTCTGATGTTAAAATTATAATATTGGATGCTTGCAGAAATAATCCCTTGAAGGAAAGATATAGGGGAGGAAAAGAGGACCTTGCTCCAGTTAAGGCTCCTAAAGGTTCTCTGATCGCCTTTTCAACCTCTCCTGGTGAAAAGGCACAGGATTTTGGGAAGGGTGGCCACAGCATCTATACTGGCTGCCTGCTCAAGCACCTGGAAGATCCGGATATACCGATCGAGGTTCTTTTTAAAAGGGTTAGGGTTTCGGTAAATAGTTTATCGAAAGGTAAGCAAACCCCGTGGGAGCATACTTCCATGATTGAGGACTTTTATTTTCATCGCTCAGAATTGGTCCATGTGACAGATCTGCCATATGACAGCCAAAGCTTGATCAGGGAGCAATTTGTTCCAAAAGGTGGTGTAGCAGATAAATTAATTTTAGATTTATTCTCCACGCAGTTCAGCGAACAAAATTATGCCGCAACGAAAGTACGCAGTTTGGCAAAGGTAACGTTATCACCCAGTGAAAAATTTTTGTTGGGTCGTGGCGTACTGTATGCCGCCAACTACGGCGGTTTTAAGGCCAGAGATCTTATTAATACACTGGGAAATTGGATCATATCGTTTGATGAAAAAGGAGAAAACCACCTTTTAAATGGTATTCTTTTCGAAATATATTTCGATGAAAAAGGTCATTTAAGCAAGGATTATTATAAAGGTGAAATGTTAGATGAGATCTATCAGTATGAAAGTGATAGTAAGTTTGAAAAGTCTTTCAAGTTTTTGCTGGAGCAGCTAAAACCTCACCGGAACTATTTATTTTATCTGCCAGGTGATGGCCGTATAACAATTGATTTGCTCTTAAAAGAATATGAACTTAGCCTTGCTGGGGGGCATAAGAGAAAATATTTTGAGATACAATCGATGAAAATCGGCGGTAGTGAACTTTTTAAGCCCGGGCAGGAGGACGAACTATTTGGTAGTAGTTTAACATCAATGTCCGAATTTAGTAAATCCATTGTTAAATACCTGCTCATTCCAAAATCAAAGCAGAACATTATAACTCCCTTTGAAGATGGAGAGGTTAAAACTTTAGGATTACCACC